The proteins below come from a single Malus sylvestris chromosome 3, drMalSylv7.2, whole genome shotgun sequence genomic window:
- the LOC126616578 gene encoding 2-oxoglutarate-dependent dioxygenase 19-like gives MASVATQTMDAKSIKSLAESPALSSVPSSYAFNINPNDEADPNDPEFAIPIVDMSLLTSGSPDQRSKIIHNLVKICQEWGFFIAINHGVPESLMKGMIDACHGFFSLPDEEKEEFKSGNDVLEMFKYGTSYNLALDKFLLWRDFFKVRVHPEFYSLYKPACFSEVSMEFSKRTREVALEITRAISESLGLEPNYIHDAMNMDRGLQMLAANYYPPCPQPEHAIGIPHHTDHGLVTLLIQNEMNGLQVEHNGKWLTVNGPANGFFVNLADQMQILTNGKYKSVMHRATVNSKATRISIAIPHGPSVDTLIAPAPELLEKEGQAPKYIGMNYKEYIQLQQSGKNYMKSTFDHILA, from the exons ATGGCTTCAGTTGCTACTCAAACCATGGATGCAAAGAGCATCAAATCGCTTGCGGAATCACCCGCTCTCAGCTCTGTTCCTTCTTCTTATGCCTTCAACATAAACCCCAACGATGAAGCAGATCCAAACGATCCCGAATTTGCAATCCCCATAGTTGATATGTCTCTTCTCACCTCGGGATCTCCTGATCAACGGTCCAAAATAATCCACAACCTCGTCAAAATTTGCCAAGAATGGGGCTTTTTCATT GCAATTAACCATGGAGTCCCAGAGAGTCTAATGAAGGGGATGATTGACGCGTGCCATGGATTTTTCAGCCTCCCAGACGAAGAGAAGGAGGAGTTCAAATCCGGAAATGATGTGCTGGAGATGTTCAAGTACGGAACCAGCTACAATCTTGCATTAGACAAATTTCTTCTCTGGAGGGACTTCTTCAAGGTGAGAGTACATCCCGAGTTCTACTCCCTCTACAAACCGGCTTGCTTCAGTGAGGTTTCAATGGAGTTCAGCAAGAGAACAAGAGAAGTAGCATTGGAGATAACACGCGCAATCTCCGAAAGTTTGGGACTGGAGCCCAATTACATCCATGATGCGATGAACATGGATCGCGGCCTACAAATGCTCGCCGCCAACTACTATCCGCCTTGCCCTCAGCCAGAACATGCAATTGGTATACCACATCACACTGATCATGGCCTTGTCACCCTCCTCATCCAGAATGAGATGAATGGCCTCCAAGTTGAACATAATGGCAAGTGGCTCACCGTCAATGGCCCTGCCAACGGTTTCTTTGTCAACCTCGCTGACCAAATGCAAATTCTTACTAATGGCAAATACAAAAGTGTGATGCATCGGGCAACTGTGAACAGCAAAGCGACGAGGATATCTATTGCCATACCACATGGACCATCTGTTGATACACTTATCGCACCGGCACCGGAGTTACTGGAAAAAGAAGGCCAAGCTCCGAAATACATTGGAATGAATTATAAGGAGTATATCCAGCTTCAACAGAGCGGCAAGAACTACATGAAATCCACCTTTGATCACATACTAGCGTAA